A stretch of Malus sylvestris chromosome 11, drMalSylv7.2, whole genome shotgun sequence DNA encodes these proteins:
- the LOC126590801 gene encoding uncharacterized protein LOC126590801 encodes MSGPSDRRFDLNLVEEAAPPSPDNIWRPSFVSPTGPLTVGDSVMKNDMTAAVVARNLLTPKDNRLLSKRSDELSVKDSLALSVQCAGSVSNMAQRLFARTRQVESLAAEVMSLKQEIRGLKHENKQLHRLAHDYATNMKRKLDQMKESDGQVLLDHQRFVGLFQRHLLPSSSGAVPRNEAPNDQSLMPPHSRVLSSTETPNDPPPVPSLSGALPTAETSPKQPL; translated from the coding sequence atgtctggcccctccgaccgtcgttttgacttgaaccttgttgaagaggcagccccgccttctccagacaacatatggcgcccatccttcgtctcccctactggtcctcttaccgttggggattccgtgatgaagaatgatatgaccgctgcggtagtggccaggaaccttctcactcccaaagataacagactactttccaaacggtctgatgagttgtctgttaaggattctctggctctcagtgttcagtgtgcaggttctgtgtctaatatggcccaacgcctatttgctcgaacccgccaagttgaatcattggcggctgaagtgatgagtctcaaacaggagattagagggctcaagcatgagaataaacagttgcaccggctcgcacatgactatgctacaaacatgaagaggaagcttgaccagatgaaggaatctgatggtcaggttttacttgatcatcagagatttgtgggtttgttccaaaggcatttattgccttcgtcttctggggctgtaccgcgtaatgaagctccaaatgatcaatctctgatgcctcctcattctagggttttgtccagtactgagactccgaatgatccccctccggtgccttctctttctggggctctaccgactgctgagacttctcctaagcaacctttgtga